In the genome of Qipengyuania seohaensis, one region contains:
- a CDS encoding OmpA family protein: MKKITAVFTLAGAAAGLTPSAAFAQDDLMALGMDELRSEVQRRYDAGLAMTNDSSVIAANDPRYLWASETKAQCGIALGYLKSSTRDEVSLSRCALAYDMMQRAPRPRVEPAPLPTPQPAPDVCNREAPGLIFFEFDSATPQQDAVETVQYVVENAPACDWNSFTVIGHTDRAGSNAYNEGLSQRRAEAVANLMASRGIPASSITTQAQGEESPRVPTADGVRELQNRRVEIQVSE; this comes from the coding sequence GGCTAACGCCCTCCGCGGCTTTCGCGCAGGATGACCTGATGGCGTTGGGCATGGACGAGCTCCGCTCCGAAGTGCAGCGGCGCTACGATGCGGGCCTTGCGATGACCAATGACTCTTCGGTCATCGCGGCCAATGACCCGCGCTATTTGTGGGCCAGCGAAACCAAGGCCCAGTGCGGCATTGCGCTCGGTTATCTCAAATCGAGCACTCGGGATGAGGTCAGCCTTTCGCGCTGCGCTCTCGCTTACGACATGATGCAGCGCGCTCCGCGTCCGCGTGTCGAGCCGGCACCGCTGCCGACACCGCAGCCGGCGCCGGATGTCTGCAACCGCGAAGCACCGGGCCTGATCTTCTTCGAGTTCGATTCAGCCACACCGCAGCAGGATGCCGTCGAGACCGTCCAGTACGTCGTCGAGAATGCACCCGCCTGCGACTGGAACAGCTTCACCGTGATCGGCCATACCGATCGCGCCGGTAGCAATGCCTACAACGAAGGTCTTTCGCAGCGCCGCGCCGAAGCGGTGGCGAACCTGATGGCAAGCCGCGGTATCCCGGCTTCCAGCATCACTACCCAGGCACAAGGCGAAGAATCGCCGCGTGTGCCAACTGCCGATGGCGTGCGCGAGTTGCAGAACCGCCGCGTCGAAATCCAGGTCAGCGAATAA
- a CDS encoding cell wall hydrolase: MTAATVTRARRFGALAFLALASLLVGTSSLLAPANSAQAMAKLAPSLQRDIADMTTGAVEIDELGAAQIVDAQSRNLAIPMMKGRLETAGRFAGIPLSSGSYKTASQCLAQAVYYEAALEPEKGQRAVAQVVLNRVRHPAYPNTVCGVVYQGYNRPVCQFSFTCDGALTRTPQANLWKQAKAVARDAIAGHVVADVGTATHYHADYVVPKWAYTLGKITQIGRHIFYRFPGSPGRAASFYRGWGGSEYLPHVDFDRFRLAAQAEQQTVIEETFTPGLTVAPDVKDRHAAADVGGRIDTTKTWRLSIPDPVTASSGYRSTLTEQGEPIQTSAENIETP, translated from the coding sequence ATGACTGCGGCAACCGTAACCCGGGCGCGCCGTTTCGGTGCTCTCGCCTTCCTCGCCCTGGCCAGCCTTCTCGTCGGCACTTCGTCCCTGCTTGCGCCAGCCAATTCGGCCCAGGCAATGGCGAAGCTGGCTCCCTCGCTCCAGCGCGACATTGCTGACATGACCACCGGAGCGGTCGAGATCGACGAGTTGGGCGCCGCGCAGATCGTCGATGCCCAAAGTCGCAACCTCGCCATCCCGATGATGAAAGGACGGCTGGAAACTGCGGGTCGATTCGCCGGCATTCCGCTGAGTTCGGGATCCTACAAAACGGCCAGCCAGTGCCTTGCGCAGGCCGTCTACTACGAGGCTGCGCTCGAGCCGGAAAAGGGCCAGCGCGCAGTTGCTCAGGTCGTCTTGAACCGGGTGCGGCATCCCGCGTACCCCAACACGGTCTGCGGCGTCGTCTACCAGGGCTACAACCGGCCCGTCTGCCAATTCAGCTTCACCTGCGATGGCGCCCTGACGCGCACGCCCCAGGCAAACCTTTGGAAGCAGGCCAAGGCGGTTGCCCGCGATGCAATCGCGGGACACGTCGTGGCCGATGTCGGCACAGCGACCCACTACCATGCCGATTATGTAGTGCCGAAATGGGCCTATACGCTGGGCAAGATCACACAGATCGGACGCCACATCTTCTACCGCTTCCCGGGCTCGCCCGGCCGGGCTGCCAGCTTTTATCGCGGCTGGGGCGGCAGCGAGTACCTCCCGCATGTCGATTTCGACCGCTTCCGGCTTGCAGCCCAGGCTGAACAGCAGACCGTGATCGAAGAGACCTTTACCCCGGGGCTGACTGTCGCACCCGACGTGAAGGACCGCCATGCCGCCGCCGATGTCGGAGGCCGGATCGACACCACGAAGACTTGGCGCCTTTCCATTCCCGATCCTGTCACCGCAAGTTCGGGATATCGCTCCACGCTCACCGAGCAGGGTGAGCCAATCCAAACTTCCGCAGAGAATATCGAGACACCGTGA
- a CDS encoding type I secretion system permease/ATPase → MEQTVSEQIDGRILDPLVECVAEGSRRYGLPFARDLLAQLPRNRDGLLPLHQAPAALELAGLNYEIEKRRKLPSTSKDLPAIVALGERQYVLLLDMQDDELLVWRPESGSEIWEARDSIAEAFSGALIPIHGDPDKMRTDEAPWYAKARQHWFWGELRRERRSFMPVLLASLLINLLAIALPIFTMNVYDRVIPNQAQETLWVLGTGVVLAFVLEFALRRARTSIVDEIAQRLDLKLSQKIFSRLLAVPLSERKGHTGSLAARVAEYAVVRDFFASTSVVLVVDVAFLLVFVGVIAVIAGWLALVPLTIIFAMMIAGYILQKKVVEASQDAQADYGLQQTLLVESLTGAETLKAMGGEGGMLSRWHQLAEIGGHSQLRLRSINSLAVGLAQVFQQVSTVSLIIGGYYLFASGQITMGAIIAIVMLASRSLAPAGQIAFLLTRGRQAQETLGSIERLFEGEDERRLGASVAPAAIRNPRIEFVNAEFAYGESAQPALSGLNLTIEPGERVALVGRVASGKSTLGRLLCGLYRPTGGAMLVNGIDVHQYRPQQLRDALGFVGQDAALFSGSVRDNLTLGRMGISEEDLQAAMRATGADFFLSRDSGGFDRAVGEDGRQLSGGQRSFLALTRAMVEPRELLFLDEPTGAMDSDTEKMFVDRLGNSLDAKQTLIIATHRPALFSICDRLIVLDRGRVAADGPVAEVLAKAGAAKGAPS, encoded by the coding sequence ATGGAACAAACGGTTTCAGAACAGATCGACGGGCGGATCCTTGATCCGCTCGTCGAGTGCGTTGCAGAAGGGTCCCGTCGTTACGGGCTTCCCTTCGCACGCGACCTGTTGGCACAGCTACCGCGCAACCGTGACGGTCTGCTTCCCCTCCACCAGGCTCCTGCCGCGCTCGAACTTGCAGGGCTGAACTACGAAATCGAGAAGCGGCGCAAGCTGCCTTCCACCTCCAAGGACCTGCCTGCCATCGTCGCGCTTGGCGAGCGGCAATACGTCCTCCTGCTCGACATGCAGGACGACGAATTGCTCGTCTGGCGCCCTGAATCCGGTAGTGAAATCTGGGAAGCGCGTGACAGCATTGCGGAGGCGTTCTCAGGTGCGCTGATCCCGATCCACGGCGATCCGGACAAGATGCGCACCGACGAAGCGCCGTGGTACGCTAAGGCCCGCCAGCATTGGTTCTGGGGCGAACTGCGCCGCGAACGCCGGTCGTTCATGCCGGTCCTGCTTGCCTCACTTCTGATCAATCTTCTTGCGATCGCGCTACCGATCTTCACGATGAACGTCTACGACCGCGTGATCCCGAACCAGGCGCAGGAAACGCTGTGGGTGCTAGGGACGGGCGTGGTCTTGGCCTTCGTCCTAGAATTCGCCCTGCGCCGCGCGCGCACCTCGATCGTCGATGAAATTGCCCAGCGACTGGATCTGAAGCTCAGCCAGAAGATATTCTCCCGCCTGCTCGCCGTTCCGTTGTCGGAGCGGAAAGGTCACACTGGCTCGCTTGCAGCGCGTGTGGCGGAATATGCGGTGGTGCGCGACTTCTTCGCGTCGACTTCGGTCGTGCTCGTCGTCGATGTCGCGTTTCTACTGGTGTTCGTGGGCGTCATCGCAGTCATCGCAGGCTGGCTCGCACTGGTGCCGCTGACGATCATCTTCGCCATGATGATCGCGGGCTACATCCTTCAGAAGAAGGTGGTTGAAGCCTCTCAGGACGCACAAGCCGATTACGGACTGCAGCAGACGTTGCTGGTGGAGTCCCTGACCGGTGCGGAAACGCTCAAGGCCATGGGCGGAGAGGGCGGCATGCTCTCGCGCTGGCACCAGTTGGCCGAAATTGGCGGCCACTCGCAACTACGCCTGCGGTCGATCAATTCGCTGGCGGTGGGGCTCGCCCAGGTGTTTCAGCAGGTTTCGACCGTTTCCCTGATTATCGGCGGGTATTACCTGTTCGCCTCCGGGCAGATCACCATGGGCGCCATTATTGCCATCGTGATGCTGGCATCACGTTCACTCGCGCCCGCCGGGCAAATCGCCTTCCTGCTGACGCGGGGACGGCAGGCGCAGGAAACGCTTGGCAGTATCGAGCGCCTCTTCGAGGGCGAGGACGAGCGCCGTCTCGGTGCCAGCGTCGCCCCAGCAGCCATTCGCAATCCGCGCATCGAGTTCGTCAATGCCGAATTCGCGTATGGCGAGAGCGCGCAGCCCGCGCTTTCAGGGCTCAACCTGACCATCGAACCCGGCGAGCGGGTGGCGCTGGTCGGTCGGGTTGCATCGGGCAAATCCACCCTCGGCCGCCTGCTATGCGGCCTTTACCGACCGACCGGTGGCGCCATGCTGGTGAACGGTATCGACGTGCACCAGTACCGTCCGCAACAGTTGCGCGACGCGCTCGGCTTCGTCGGCCAGGATGCTGCACTCTTCTCGGGTTCGGTCCGCGATAACCTCACGCTCGGGCGCATGGGAATTTCCGAGGAAGACCTGCAGGCTGCAATGCGCGCCACCGGAGCGGATTTCTTCCTGTCCCGCGATAGCGGTGGTTTCGATCGCGCCGTCGGCGAAGACGGCAGGCAGCTGTCGGGCGGCCAGCGCAGTTTCCTTGCCCTGACCCGCGCCATGGTCGAGCCGCGCGAACTCCTGTTCCTCGACGAGCCGACCGGCGCGATGGATAGCGATACGGAGAAGATGTTCGTCGATCGTCTCGGCAATTCGCTCGACGCCAAGCAGACGCTTATCATCGCCACCCACCGCCCGGCGCTGTTCTCCATATGCGACCGCTTGATCGTGCTCGATCGCGGGCGTGTGGCCGCAGATGGTCCGGTCGCCGAAGTCCTGGCAAAGGCTGGCGCAGCGAAGGGCGCACCGTCATGA
- a CDS encoding TolC family protein, whose product MRTTTLAMTAALLLAGAAPAAMAQDAATEAVTMQEAITIAMQSNPQILQAQYNKEAIEFERRQAQGLFLPRVNIEASAGIRRLENNTRRTLGIADEELYPLEAGITGEWTVFDFGRRRGELLRQAARVDGASLRVLERSEFIALQIARQYLDVLLQQRVVAAARDNASFHQSLVTDLSRGVDEGSISIADQQQAEERLQSALVRSEEASLELENAYISLRRLTGLDVSSATLPPNLASAMPPDLPSAIGLARINNPLVREAQADVDAANALVDSAEGDLWPTIGLEARGRVGEDIDGFRGETNDIQARVVLRWDVFDGGINRAKLQENVRQASLARYALHDRQREAEEDVRLAWQQLYTQRRVTEQLARQSQVSDDLLLSYRSQFNIGRRSLLDVLDAQNTRFNTQVRLETARFSQLFAQYQTLAATNQFLDALSIAPGAGAMEQERQRFDYGPPVEAELQRRVDGD is encoded by the coding sequence ATGCGTACGACAACCCTAGCAATGACCGCAGCGCTCCTGCTTGCAGGCGCAGCTCCGGCAGCCATGGCGCAGGATGCTGCGACCGAAGCCGTCACCATGCAGGAGGCGATCACGATTGCGATGCAGTCGAACCCGCAGATCCTGCAGGCGCAATACAACAAGGAAGCGATCGAGTTCGAGCGCCGCCAAGCGCAGGGCCTGTTCCTGCCGCGTGTGAACATTGAAGCGAGCGCGGGGATCCGCCGTCTGGAGAATAACACCCGCCGCACCTTGGGCATTGCCGATGAAGAGCTTTATCCGCTCGAAGCCGGGATCACCGGCGAATGGACTGTGTTCGACTTCGGACGCCGTCGCGGAGAGCTTCTGCGCCAGGCCGCACGCGTGGACGGTGCTTCGCTGCGCGTGCTCGAACGCTCCGAGTTCATCGCCCTGCAGATCGCCCGGCAATATCTCGACGTCTTGCTCCAGCAACGCGTCGTTGCTGCGGCGCGTGACAATGCGTCGTTCCACCAGTCGCTGGTGACCGACCTGTCGCGTGGGGTAGACGAAGGTTCGATCTCGATTGCCGACCAGCAGCAGGCTGAAGAGCGTCTTCAGTCGGCCCTGGTCCGTAGCGAAGAAGCGAGCCTGGAGCTCGAGAACGCGTACATCTCGCTGCGTCGCCTCACCGGTCTCGATGTCTCGTCGGCGACGTTGCCGCCGAACCTCGCCAGTGCGATGCCGCCGGACCTGCCCAGTGCGATCGGACTAGCGCGGATCAACAATCCGCTTGTGCGTGAAGCCCAGGCCGACGTGGATGCCGCTAACGCCCTCGTCGATTCGGCAGAGGGTGACTTGTGGCCGACCATCGGTCTCGAAGCCCGTGGCCGGGTCGGTGAAGACATCGACGGATTCCGCGGCGAAACGAACGACATCCAGGCCCGCGTCGTGCTGCGCTGGGATGTCTTCGATGGCGGGATCAATCGTGCCAAGCTGCAGGAAAACGTCCGTCAGGCAAGCCTTGCCCGCTACGCCCTGCATGACCGCCAGCGTGAAGCCGAAGAAGACGTCCGCCTTGCATGGCAGCAGCTCTACACGCAGCGGCGCGTGACCGAACAGCTCGCCCGTCAGAGTCAGGTAAGCGATGACCTGCTGCTGTCGTATCGCAGCCAGTTCAACATCGGCCGCCGTTCGCTGCTCGATGTGCTCGATGCGCAGAATACTAGGTTTAACACCCAGGTACGTCTCGAAACGGCACGCTTCTCGCAATTGTTTGCGCAGTACCAGACGTTAGCTGCTACAAACCAGTTCCTAGACGCGTTGAGCATTGCACCGGGTGCCGGTGCGATGGAGCAGGAACGCCAGCGGTTCGATTATGGTCCGCCGGTAGAGGCCGAGCTGCAAAGGCGCGTCGACGGAGATTGA